Proteins encoded within one genomic window of Balaenoptera musculus isolate JJ_BM4_2016_0621 chromosome 12, mBalMus1.pri.v3, whole genome shotgun sequence:
- the LOC118904953 gene encoding LOW QUALITY PROTEIN: vascular non-inflammatory molecule 3-like (The sequence of the model RefSeq protein was modified relative to this genomic sequence to represent the inferred CDS: substituted 1 base at 1 genomic stop codon), whose product MIISYFPKCGAVLALFVLSAGALDTFIAAVYEHAVMLPNRTETPVPKDEALLLMSRNIDVLEKAVKLAARQGAHIIVTPEDGIYGXVFTRETIYPYLQDIPDPEVNWIPCRDPHRFGRSPVQERLSCLAKDNSIYIVANTGDKKPCNASDPQCPPDGHYQYNTDVVFDSEGRLVARYHKYNLFAPEIQFDFPKDSELVTFDSPFGKFGIFTCFDIFSHDLAVMVVEEFQVDSILYPTAWYNTLPLLSAVPFHSAWARALGVNLLAANTHNTSMRMTRSGIYSPEAVKVYYYDMETESGQLMLSELKSWPRREAIYSAAVHWSAYARGVKPFSSERLSFPGMTYFDAFTFTKLKRNTGNYTVCQKDLCCHLTYKTSEKRTNEVYALGVFDGLHMVEGQYYLQVCTLLKYQTTDLRTCGEPAGSAFTKFEEFSLSGTFGTSYVFPQIVLSGSQLAPERHYEFQEMDVCRAEAEPLCLSWFWPCMEECLRGTLCA is encoded by the exons ATGATTAtatcatattttccaaaatgtggtGCTGTTTTAGCCCTCTTTGTCCTGAGTGCTGGTGCACTGGACACTTTTATCGCTGCAGTGTATGAGCATGCTGTTATGTTACCAAACAGAACAGAAACTCCTGTGCCAAAAGACGAAGCTTTGCTCCTGATGAGCAGGAATATAGATGTCCTAGAGAAAGCAGTTAAACTGGCAGCCAGGCAG GGTGCACATATCATTGTGACCCCAGAAGATGGAATTTATGGCTGAGTCTTCACAAGGGAGACCATTTATCCCTATCTGCAGGATATCCCAGATCCTGAAGTGAACTGGATTCCATGTAGAGACCCCCA TAGGTTTGGCCGCAGCCCAGTGCAAGAAAGGCTCAGCTGTCTGGCCAAGGACAATTCTATCTACATTGTGGCAAATACTGGGGACAAGAAGCCATGCAATGCCAGTGACCCTCAGTGTCCCCCTGATGGTCATTACCAATACAACACTGATGTGGTGTTTGATTCTGAGGGTAGGCTGGTGGCCCGCTACCACAAG TACAATCTTTTTGCACCTGAAATTCAATTTGATTTCCCCAAGGATTCAGAACTTGTGACTTTTGACTCTCCCTTTGGGAAGTTTGGCATTTTCACTTGCTTTGACATATTTTCTCATGACCTAGCTGTGATGGTGGTGGAAGAGTTTCAGGTTGACAGCATTCTCTACCCCACGGCCTGGTACAACACGCTGCCCCTCCTCTCGGCGGTCCCCTTCCACTCGGCATGGGCCCGAGCCCTGGGAGTCAACCTGCTTGCTGCCAATACCCACAACACGAGCATGCGCATGACAC GCAGTGGAATCTACTCACCGGAAGCTGTCAAGGTGTATTACTATGACATGGAAACAGAGAGTGGCCAGCTGATGCTCTCAGAATTGAAGTCCTGGCCTCGAAGAGAAGCCATTTACTCTGCAGCTGTTCACTGGAGTGCTTATGCCAGAGGTGTCAAGCCATTCTCATCTGAACGGTTGAGTTTTCCAGGGATGACTTATTTTGATGCGTTCACTTTCACCAAGCTTAAGAGAAACACAGGAAATTACACAGTTTGTCAGAAAGACCTGTGTTGTCACTTAACTTACAAGACGTCTGAGAAACGAACCAATGAGGTGTATGCACTAGGTGTCTTTGACGGACTTCACATGGTAGAAGGCCAGTATTACTTACAG GTATGCACATTACTGAAGTACCAAACCACTGACCTGAGAACTTGTGGAGAGCCTGCGGGGTCAGCTTTTACCAAGTTTGAAGAATTCTCCCTCAGTGGCACATTTGGAACGAGTTATGTTTTCCCACAGATCGTTCTTAGTGGGAGTCAGCTTGCCCCTGAAAGACATTATGAG TTTCAGGAGATGGACGTCTGCAGAGCCGAGGCAGAGCCCCTTTGCCTTTCTTGGTTCTGGCCCTGTATGGAAGAATGTTTGAGAGGGACCCTCTGCGCTTAG
- the LOC118904962 gene encoding 60S ribosome subunit biogenesis protein NIP7 homolog encodes MRPLTEEEMRVMFEKIAKYIWENLQLLVNRPDGTYCFRMHNDRGYYVSEKILKLAANISGDKLVSLGTCFGKFTKTHKFRLHITALDYLAPYVKYKVWIKPGAEQSFLYGNHVLKSGLGRIAENTARYQGVVVYSMADIPLGFGMAAESIQDCRKVDPMAIVVFHQADVGEYVWHEETLT; translated from the coding sequence ATGAGGCCTCTGACTGAAGAGGAGATGCGTGTAATGTTTGAGAAGATAGCAAAATACATCTGGGAGAATCTTCAGCTGCTGGTCAACAGGCCCGACGGCACCTACTGTTTCAGGATGCACAACGACCGGGGGTACTACGTGAGTGAGAAGATTTTGAAGTTGGCCGCCAATATCTCCGGTGACAAGCTGGTGTCGCTGGGGACGTGCTTTGGAAAATTCACCAAGACCCACAAGTTTCGGTTGCACATCACAGCTCTGGATTACCTAGCACCCTATGTCAAGTATAAAGTGTGGATAAAACCTGGAGCAGAGCAATCCTTCCTGTATGGGAACCATGTGCTGAAATCTGGACTTGGTCGAATCGCTGAAAATACTGCTCGGTACCAGGGAGTCGTGGTGTACTCCATGGCAGACATCCCTTTAGGTTTTGGGATGGCAGCAGAGTCTATACAAGACTGCAGGAAAGTAGACCCCATGGCGATTGTGGTATTTCATCAAGCAGACGTTGGGGAATATGTGTGGCATGAAGAGACATTGACTTAG